One stretch of Jiangella gansuensis DSM 44835 DNA includes these proteins:
- a CDS encoding DUF1700 domain-containing protein, whose translation MEEPMLTAAQHQRIDRYLAELSGALGDLPATEREDVVGGVREHIQAALADRSTVTDADVDQVLRALGDPLTIAATATGGRDAPMPESERDVPVLQRDWIPGAVVATLLLGPLILPFFVSFGGILLLPLLLVVSWAVLWISPLWTALEKLAGSFLLPALGTSLLFGLIGVGSTETCMSSSSTNGDTSEVCTTDGGVLAPAAAWAVLVAAAVASIATAVVLYRNGRRRAQMRGERQSFSTGA comes from the coding sequence ATGGAGGAGCCCATGCTGACCGCCGCGCAGCACCAGCGCATCGACCGCTATCTGGCCGAGCTGTCCGGCGCACTCGGCGACCTGCCCGCGACCGAGCGCGAGGACGTCGTCGGTGGTGTCCGGGAGCACATCCAGGCGGCGCTGGCCGACCGCTCCACCGTCACCGACGCCGATGTGGACCAGGTGCTGCGGGCGCTGGGCGACCCGCTCACCATCGCCGCCACTGCCACCGGCGGCCGGGACGCTCCGATGCCGGAATCGGAGCGAGACGTCCCTGTCTTGCAGCGTGACTGGATTCCTGGCGCCGTGGTGGCGACATTGCTCCTCGGCCCGCTGATCCTGCCGTTCTTCGTCTCATTCGGCGGGATCCTCCTGCTGCCTCTGCTCCTGGTGGTCAGCTGGGCCGTGCTCTGGATTTCACCGCTGTGGACGGCATTGGAGAAGCTGGCCGGCTCGTTCCTGCTGCCGGCACTCGGCACGTCCCTCCTGTTCGGGCTCATCGGAGTCGGCTCCACCGAGACGTGCATGAGTTCCAGCTCCACGAACGGTGACACGAGCGAAGTGTGTACCACCGACGGCGGGGTGCTCGCTCCGGCCGCGGCCTGGGCCGTCCTCGTCGCAGCAGCCGTCGCGAGCATCGCCACCGCCGTCGTGCTCTACCGGAACGGCCGGCGGCGAGCCCAGATGAGGGGCGAGCGTCAGAGCTTCTCGACCGGGGCGTAG
- the pcrA gene encoding DNA helicase PcrA — MSALFDDLTLTTADVPQKPAKRRSRDPEALVDGLNGPQREAVTHAGSPLLIVAGAGSGKTRVLTRRIAYLLGERNAHPGSILAITFTNKAAGEMKERVADLVGKRASIMWVSTFHSACVRILRREAKHFGYTSSFSIYDQADSQRLMTLVCRELDLDPRRYQPRQFSYEVSNFKNELIDYETALAKADNHHQRMIAEAYELYQRRLTQANAFDFDDLIMTTVHLLQAFPEVAENYRRRFRHVLVDEYQDTNHAQYVLVRELVGTGVQADADAPAVPPAELCVVGDADQSIYAFRGATIRNILQFESDFPDTRVILLEQNYRSTQTILSAANAVIARNAGRKAKRLWSDSGDGAKIVGYVADDEHAEAQFVADEIDRLSDEDLAKAGDIAVFYRTNAQSRVLEEIFVRVGLPYRVVGGTRFYERREIRDALAYLRFLANPEDTVSLRRILNVPKRGIGDRAEAMVEALAQRDGITFGQALRRAADAPGIASRSVKAIEAFVELTDELRALADDGVGPAAVLEATLDRTGYAVELSESDDPQDETRLDNLRELVAVAGEYEAGEDSDGSLTGFLEQVSLVADADEIPEGDDHEGVVTLMTLHTAKGLEFPVVFLTGMEDGVFPHQRSLGGNAQELEEERRLAYVGITRARERLYLSRALLRSAWGSPAHNPASRFLSEIPDELMDWRRTEADQVKWTTPPPPRRQPVSGRSAGVGKRPILMLSAGDRVTHDAFGLGTVVATSGSGEHTQATVDFGETGMKTLLLRYAPVEKL, encoded by the coding sequence ATGAGCGCCCTTTTCGACGACCTCACCCTGACCACGGCTGACGTGCCGCAGAAGCCGGCGAAGCGACGGTCCCGGGACCCTGAGGCGCTGGTGGACGGTCTCAACGGTCCGCAGCGCGAGGCCGTCACGCACGCGGGGTCGCCGCTGCTCATCGTCGCCGGGGCGGGTTCGGGCAAGACGAGGGTCCTCACTCGCCGCATCGCCTACTTGCTGGGGGAGCGTAACGCGCACCCCGGGTCCATCCTGGCCATCACGTTCACCAACAAGGCCGCCGGTGAGATGAAGGAGCGGGTGGCCGACCTCGTCGGCAAGCGCGCTTCCATCATGTGGGTGTCCACGTTCCACTCCGCCTGCGTGCGCATCCTGCGCCGTGAGGCCAAGCACTTCGGCTACACGTCGTCGTTCTCCATCTACGACCAAGCCGACTCCCAACGGCTCATGACACTCGTGTGCCGCGAGCTCGACCTCGACCCGCGCCGCTACCAGCCGCGGCAGTTCAGCTACGAGGTCAGCAACTTCAAGAACGAGCTCATCGACTACGAGACGGCCCTGGCCAAGGCCGACAACCACCACCAGCGCATGATCGCCGAGGCGTACGAGCTGTACCAGCGCCGGCTCACCCAGGCCAACGCGTTCGACTTCGACGACCTCATCATGACGACGGTGCACCTGCTGCAGGCCTTCCCCGAGGTCGCGGAGAACTACCGCCGCCGGTTCCGGCACGTCCTGGTCGACGAGTACCAGGACACCAACCACGCGCAGTACGTGCTGGTGCGCGAGCTGGTCGGTACGGGCGTGCAAGCCGATGCCGACGCGCCGGCCGTCCCACCGGCCGAGCTGTGCGTCGTCGGCGACGCCGACCAGTCCATCTACGCCTTCCGCGGCGCCACGATCCGCAACATCCTGCAGTTCGAGTCCGACTTCCCCGATACCCGGGTCATCCTGCTGGAGCAGAACTACCGCTCCACACAGACCATCCTGTCCGCGGCCAACGCCGTCATCGCCCGCAACGCCGGCCGCAAGGCCAAGCGACTGTGGAGCGACAGCGGCGACGGCGCGAAGATCGTCGGCTACGTGGCCGACGACGAGCACGCCGAGGCGCAGTTCGTCGCCGACGAGATCGACCGGCTCTCCGACGAGGACCTGGCCAAGGCCGGCGACATCGCGGTGTTCTACCGCACCAACGCCCAGTCACGGGTGCTGGAGGAGATCTTCGTCCGGGTCGGCCTGCCCTACCGGGTGGTCGGCGGCACCCGGTTCTACGAGCGGCGCGAGATCCGCGATGCGCTGGCTTACCTGCGGTTCCTGGCCAACCCCGAGGACACCGTGTCGCTGCGGCGCATCCTCAACGTCCCCAAACGCGGCATCGGCGATCGCGCCGAAGCCATGGTCGAGGCGTTGGCCCAGCGCGACGGCATCACGTTCGGGCAGGCCCTGCGCCGGGCCGCCGACGCTCCCGGCATCGCCAGCCGGTCGGTTAAGGCCATCGAGGCGTTCGTCGAGCTCACCGACGAACTGCGAGCCCTGGCCGACGACGGCGTCGGACCGGCCGCCGTCCTGGAAGCGACGCTCGACCGCACCGGGTATGCGGTGGAGCTGTCGGAGTCCGACGACCCCCAGGACGAGACCCGCCTCGACAACCTGCGCGAGCTGGTCGCAGTCGCCGGTGAGTACGAGGCCGGTGAGGACTCCGACGGTTCGCTCACCGGGTTCCTCGAGCAGGTCAGCCTGGTCGCCGACGCCGACGAGATCCCCGAGGGCGACGACCACGAGGGCGTCGTCACGCTGATGACCCTGCACACCGCGAAGGGCCTGGAGTTCCCCGTGGTGTTCCTGACCGGCATGGAGGACGGCGTCTTCCCGCACCAGCGCTCGCTCGGCGGCAACGCCCAGGAGCTGGAGGAAGAGCGCCGGCTCGCCTACGTCGGCATCACCCGGGCACGCGAGCGGCTCTACCTGTCTCGTGCCCTGCTGCGCAGTGCGTGGGGCTCGCCGGCGCACAACCCGGCGTCCCGGTTCCTCAGTGAGATCCCCGACGAGCTCATGGACTGGCGGCGCACCGAAGCCGACCAGGTCAAGTGGACCACGCCGCCGCCTCCGCGCCGGCAGCCGGTCAGCGGCCGCTCGGCTGGTGTCGGCAAGCGGCCCATTCTGATGCTGTCTGCGGGCGACCGGGTGACCCACGACGCGTTCGGCCTAGGCACCGTCGTCGCCACGTCCGGCTCCGGCGAGCACACCCAGGCCACGGTCGACTTCGGTGAGACCGGCATGAAGACCCTGCTGCTTCGCTACGCCCCGGTCGAGAAGCTCTGA
- a CDS encoding glycerophosphodiester phosphodiesterase family protein, translating into MSDTFARQRPLVIAHRGASGYRPEHTLAGYQLAADQGADYIEPDLVLTADGVLVARHDVELSASTDVAERPEFAGRRRRRLVDGRELTGWFVDDFTLDEVRSLWARERIPALRPANQTYDRLRIPTFDDVVRLAVDAGRRRGRAVGLYPELKHPTYLAERGLSIEDALLDALRGFRLERAGVPIQVQSREPSALRRLAARTSVPLVQKVDITGRPYDWERAEDGRRYADLLTPTGLREVSTYASALGVHKSLVVPRDPEGRLGPPGRLVADAHALGMAVHAWSFRNENSFLPADRRRGPEAATHGDAHGELGVFLVAGVDGILTDHPDTAVAARADYLAAYAS; encoded by the coding sequence ATGTCGGACACCTTCGCCCGCCAGCGCCCGCTGGTCATCGCGCACCGCGGCGCGAGCGGATACCGGCCCGAGCACACGCTCGCCGGATATCAGCTCGCCGCCGACCAGGGTGCCGACTACATCGAACCGGACCTCGTGCTCACCGCCGACGGCGTCCTCGTCGCCCGGCACGACGTTGAGCTGTCGGCATCGACGGACGTCGCCGAGCGCCCGGAGTTCGCCGGCCGCCGGCGTCGCCGGCTGGTCGACGGCCGCGAGCTGACCGGCTGGTTCGTCGACGACTTCACCCTCGACGAGGTGCGGTCGCTGTGGGCGCGGGAGCGCATCCCGGCGCTGCGGCCGGCCAACCAGACCTACGACCGGCTTCGTATCCCCACGTTCGACGACGTCGTGCGGCTGGCCGTGGACGCCGGGCGTCGCCGTGGTCGCGCGGTCGGGCTGTACCCGGAGCTCAAGCACCCGACCTACCTGGCCGAGCGTGGCCTCTCGATCGAGGACGCCCTCCTGGACGCCCTGCGCGGGTTCCGGCTGGAGCGCGCCGGCGTGCCGATCCAGGTGCAGAGCCGCGAGCCGTCGGCCCTGCGCCGGCTGGCCGCCCGGACGTCGGTCCCGCTGGTGCAGAAGGTCGACATCACCGGCCGCCCGTACGACTGGGAACGGGCCGAGGACGGCCGCCGGTACGCGGACCTGCTGACCCCGACGGGGCTGCGTGAGGTGTCGACGTACGCCTCGGCCCTGGGCGTGCACAAATCGCTCGTGGTGCCCCGGGACCCGGAAGGCCGCCTGGGCCCACCCGGCCGGCTGGTGGCCGACGCGCACGCCCTCGGCATGGCGGTGCATGCCTGGAGCTTCCGCAACGAGAACTCGTTCCTGCCGGCCGACCGGCGCCGCGGACCCGAGGCGGCGACGCACGGCGACGCTCACGGCGAGCTGGGCGTCTTCCTCGTGGCCGGGGTGGACGGCATCCTCACCGACCACCCCGACACGGCGGTCGCGGCCCGCGCCGACTACCTCGCCGCCTACGCCTCGTAA
- a CDS encoding PadR family transcriptional regulator, with translation MVPGDGQIMSNLRRGALEYCILALIRDEERYGLDIARELADGVLMAGEGTLYPLLARLRKGGLVASSWQESESGPPRRYYRLTPDGRAALDAFEKTWPPFRDAVDRVVAPGRG, from the coding sequence ATGGTACCTGGCGATGGCCAGATCATGAGCAATCTCCGGCGCGGAGCGTTGGAGTACTGCATCCTCGCGCTCATCCGTGACGAAGAGCGGTACGGCCTCGACATCGCCCGCGAGCTGGCCGATGGCGTGCTGATGGCCGGCGAAGGCACCCTGTACCCGCTGCTGGCGCGGCTGCGCAAGGGCGGGCTGGTGGCGTCGTCGTGGCAGGAATCCGAATCCGGGCCGCCGCGCCGCTACTACCGGCTGACGCCTGACGGGCGCGCCGCGCTGGACGCGTTCGAGAAGACCTGGCCGCCGTTCCGCGACGCCGTCGACCGCGTCGTCGCGCCGGGGCGAGGGTGA
- a CDS encoding response regulator transcription factor, translating into MSETRPDEGRPADAGPVTVVLVDDHAMFRTGVRAELAQAPSVDVVGEAADTAEAVQVILETTPEVVLLDVHLPGGGGGEVIRQVHPKAPGVRFLALSVSDAAEDVIGTIRAGARGYVTKSITGDDLVAAIGRVADGDAVFSPRLAGFVLDAFAGTEAPSVDDDLDRLTQREREVLRLIARGYAYKEIAKELFISVKTVETHVSAVLRKLQLSNRYELTRWATDRRLV; encoded by the coding sequence GTGAGCGAGACCAGGCCAGACGAGGGCAGGCCGGCCGACGCCGGTCCGGTGACGGTCGTCCTCGTGGACGACCACGCGATGTTCCGTACCGGAGTGCGCGCCGAGCTGGCGCAGGCCCCGTCGGTCGACGTCGTCGGCGAGGCCGCCGACACCGCGGAGGCGGTGCAGGTCATCCTCGAGACCACGCCCGAAGTGGTGCTGCTCGACGTGCACCTGCCCGGCGGCGGTGGCGGTGAGGTCATCCGGCAGGTGCACCCGAAGGCCCCGGGCGTGCGGTTCCTCGCGCTGTCGGTCTCCGACGCCGCCGAGGACGTCATCGGCACCATCCGCGCCGGCGCCCGCGGCTACGTCACCAAGTCCATCACCGGCGACGACCTCGTCGCGGCGATCGGCCGGGTCGCCGACGGCGACGCCGTCTTCTCGCCACGGCTGGCTGGCTTCGTGCTCGACGCGTTCGCCGGCACCGAGGCGCCGTCCGTCGACGATGACCTCGACCGCCTCACCCAGCGCGAACGCGAGGTACTGCGGCTGATCGCCCGCGGCTACGCGTACAAGGAGATCGCCAAGGAGCTGTTCATCTCGGTCAAGACGGTCGAGACGCACGTGTCCGCGGTGCTGCGCAAGCTCCAGCTCTCCAACCGCTACGAGCTCACCCGCTGGGCCACCGACCGCCGCCTCGTCTGA
- a CDS encoding peptidase inhibitor family I36 protein: protein MTLKRRLSRIGAALTVSGVLLAGVATSPASAAEHDGGCEGLELCFYYNSGLGGANHDFRYRVPDLSRYAYIAPGKGAGLGVKNNAASVNNRDGYFTARVYFNSGYAGPADDVPPLTWRNLGDTYNDNASFNWCHKKPLVCG, encoded by the coding sequence GTGACCCTCAAGAGGCGCTTGAGCAGGATCGGCGCGGCGCTGACCGTGTCCGGGGTGCTGCTCGCGGGAGTGGCGACGTCCCCGGCGTCGGCCGCCGAGCACGACGGTGGTTGCGAGGGCCTCGAGCTGTGCTTCTACTACAACTCCGGTCTCGGCGGTGCGAACCACGATTTCCGCTATCGGGTCCCGGATCTGTCCCGCTACGCCTATATTGCGCCCGGTAAGGGCGCTGGTCTCGGCGTCAAGAACAATGCCGCATCGGTCAACAACCGCGACGGCTACTTCACCGCGCGCGTTTACTTCAATTCCGGTTATGCTGGCCCCGCTGACGACGTGCCGCCGCTGACGTGGCGAAATCTCGGCGACACGTACAACGACAACGCATCGTTCAACTGGTGCCACAAGAAGCCCCTGGTGTGCGGCTGA
- a CDS encoding TIGR02206 family membrane protein yields the protein MLVAGFSPYGTSHQVVSAVLVALAAWLVVRGRTRRDTPAADRLSKAFAVVFLAVTLPLQVYFNLPARFDVGLSLPIQLCDLAWLAAIHALFTHRRWSVALTYYWGLTLSVQPILTPDLAADFPEPGFVLYWAMHGLTVLAAVFLTWGLGLTPDWHSYRLAVAATAAWAATVFAFNLAADTNYGFLNDKPDSASILDLFGPWPWYLVVEAVLLAGVWALITWPWTARTRRPAAA from the coding sequence ATGCTGGTCGCCGGGTTCTCGCCGTACGGCACCTCCCACCAGGTGGTGTCGGCGGTCCTCGTCGCGCTCGCGGCTTGGCTGGTGGTCCGCGGCCGAACCCGGCGCGACACGCCCGCGGCGGACCGGCTCAGCAAGGCATTCGCCGTCGTCTTCCTCGCGGTGACGCTGCCGTTGCAGGTGTACTTCAACCTGCCGGCCCGCTTCGACGTCGGGCTCTCCCTGCCGATCCAGCTGTGCGACCTCGCCTGGCTGGCCGCGATCCACGCGCTGTTCACGCACCGGCGCTGGTCGGTCGCCCTGACCTACTACTGGGGTCTCACTCTGAGTGTCCAGCCCATCCTCACCCCTGACCTCGCCGCGGACTTCCCCGAGCCCGGCTTCGTCCTGTACTGGGCGATGCACGGCCTCACGGTGCTGGCCGCAGTGTTCCTGACGTGGGGGCTCGGGCTGACCCCGGACTGGCACTCGTACCGCCTGGCCGTCGCGGCGACCGCGGCGTGGGCGGCGACGGTGTTCGCGTTCAACCTGGCGGCCGACACCAACTACGGCTTCCTCAACGACAAGCCGGATTCGGCGTCGATCCTCGACCTGTTCGGCCCATGGCCGTGGTACCTCGTGGTCGAGGCGGTGCTCCTCGCCGGGGTGTGGGCGCTCATCACCTGGCCGTGGACGGCGAGGACACGGCGACCGGCCGCCGCGTGA
- the guaA gene encoding glutamine-hydrolyzing GMP synthase, producing MADTSHDTVLVVDFGAQYAQLIARRVREARVYSEIVPHTMPVEQMLARQPKAIILSGGPSSVYAEGAPAVDPTLFEAGVPAFGICYGFQAMARALGGTVQRTGTSEFGRTQVSVEQTGVLLQGVDSGANVWMSHGDSVTEAPAGFAVLAGTPETPVAAFEDTARGLAGVQWHPEVLHSEHGQAVLEHFLYDIAGARPTWTMVNIVEETVETVRSTVGEKRVICALSGGVDSAVAAALVQRAIGDQLTCVYVDHGLMREGESEQVERDYVAATGVDLHVVHAADRFLTQLKGVEDPEEKRKIIGREFIRVFEQAARDIVARAGHDGADSVEFLVQGTLYPDVVESGGGEGTANIKSHHNVGGLPDDLQFTLIEPLRTLFKDEVRAVGEQLGLPPEMVWRQPFPGPGLAIRIVGAVDAERLAVLRRADAIARAELTAAGLDRDVWQFPVVLLADVRSVGVQGDGRTYGHPIVLRPVSSEDAMTADWSRLPYDVVERISTRITNEVREVNRVVLDVTSKPPGTIEWE from the coding sequence GTGGCCGACACTTCCCATGACACCGTTCTCGTCGTCGATTTCGGCGCCCAGTACGCCCAGCTGATCGCGCGCCGGGTGCGCGAAGCGCGGGTGTACTCCGAGATCGTCCCGCACACCATGCCGGTCGAGCAGATGCTGGCCCGGCAGCCGAAGGCCATCATCCTGTCGGGCGGGCCGTCCAGCGTGTACGCCGAGGGCGCGCCCGCGGTCGATCCCACGCTGTTCGAGGCCGGGGTGCCGGCCTTCGGCATCTGCTACGGCTTCCAGGCCATGGCGCGCGCGCTCGGCGGCACCGTCCAGCGCACCGGCACGTCGGAGTTCGGCCGCACCCAGGTCAGCGTCGAGCAGACCGGCGTCCTGCTGCAGGGGGTCGACTCCGGTGCCAACGTGTGGATGAGCCACGGCGACTCCGTCACCGAGGCGCCGGCCGGCTTCGCCGTGCTGGCCGGTACCCCGGAGACCCCGGTCGCGGCGTTCGAGGACACCGCGCGCGGCCTGGCGGGCGTGCAGTGGCACCCGGAGGTGCTGCACAGCGAACACGGCCAGGCGGTGCTGGAGCACTTCCTCTACGACATCGCCGGCGCCCGGCCCACGTGGACCATGGTCAACATCGTGGAAGAGACCGTCGAGACGGTTCGATCCACGGTCGGAGAGAAGCGGGTCATCTGCGCGCTCTCCGGCGGCGTCGACTCCGCGGTCGCGGCCGCGCTCGTGCAGCGCGCCATCGGCGACCAACTCACCTGCGTGTACGTCGACCACGGGCTCATGCGCGAGGGCGAGTCGGAGCAGGTCGAGCGCGACTACGTCGCTGCCACCGGCGTCGACCTGCACGTCGTCCACGCCGCGGACCGGTTCCTCACGCAGCTCAAAGGTGTCGAGGACCCGGAGGAGAAGCGCAAGATCATCGGCCGCGAGTTCATCCGCGTCTTCGAGCAGGCCGCGCGCGACATCGTCGCCAGAGCCGGTCACGATGGTGCCGACTCCGTTGAGTTCCTCGTCCAGGGGACGCTGTACCCCGACGTCGTCGAATCCGGCGGCGGCGAGGGCACGGCCAACATCAAGAGCCACCACAACGTCGGTGGGCTGCCCGACGACCTACAGTTCACCCTGATCGAGCCGCTGCGCACCCTGTTCAAGGACGAGGTCCGTGCCGTCGGCGAGCAGCTGGGCCTCCCGCCGGAGATGGTCTGGCGGCAGCCGTTCCCCGGCCCCGGGCTGGCCATCCGCATCGTCGGCGCCGTCGACGCCGAGCGGCTGGCCGTCCTGCGCCGGGCCGACGCCATCGCGCGCGCCGAGCTCACAGCGGCCGGTCTCGACCGCGACGTCTGGCAGTTCCCGGTCGTGCTGCTGGCCGACGTCCGCTCGGTCGGAGTGCAGGGCGACGGGCGCACCTACGGTCACCCGATCGTGCTGCGGCCGGTGTCCAGCGAAGACGCCATGACCGCCGACTGGTCGCGGCTGCCCTACGACGTCGTCGAGCGCATCTCCACCCGCATCACGAACGAGGTGCGCGAGGTCAACCGAGTCGTCCTCGACGTCACCAGCAAGCCGCCGGGCACCATCGAGTGGGAGTGA
- a CDS encoding PspC domain-containing protein, whose product MSNVPPAPPAAEPQPSVSDEFRSLRRSRSDRVVAGVLGGLARRLGIDPVVLRVTTVVLAIFGGVGVLLYAVAWLLVPAEGEDGSILEQALGRGEGRNPGTTPLALLLAVVGLISGIGIIAGNWDGGVLLFLAGAGLFVLLRRRDDDGRDDRRVGEPADPQQAWFDAPGAAGYSPAGTAAAGTGGSQQVTAPVPSASTSSGPDAGTTPDLAPPGTVPTTGWPDGPDWGPPPPVDHPEPEAQPPAPAKRRSALGPITVCTALVTVGVLAVNDAYWADYPPALYIAAPLGIVALGLLVGAWYGRSRGLIALGILLMLALVPATWASQWNYDNVGNATYTYATADQVPSEPQSYGAGSIHYDLSGLTLTAADEPVHLSVEQGAGDLTITVPRDADVTVNVSSGAGDLRVLGENRDGVGQEIIDLIDEGPDGPGGGEIVLDVEFGFGSVEVTR is encoded by the coding sequence ATGAGCAACGTGCCACCTGCCCCGCCCGCCGCGGAGCCGCAGCCGAGCGTCTCCGACGAGTTCCGGTCCCTGCGCCGCAGCCGGTCCGACCGTGTCGTCGCCGGCGTGCTCGGCGGCCTCGCCCGCCGGCTGGGCATCGACCCCGTCGTGCTGCGGGTGACCACCGTCGTGCTGGCCATCTTCGGCGGGGTCGGCGTGCTTCTCTACGCCGTGGCGTGGCTGCTGGTCCCGGCCGAGGGCGAGGACGGGTCGATCCTCGAGCAGGCACTGGGACGCGGCGAGGGCCGCAATCCGGGTACGACGCCGCTGGCGCTGCTGCTGGCGGTGGTCGGACTGATCTCGGGTATCGGCATCATCGCCGGCAACTGGGACGGCGGTGTGCTGCTCTTCCTCGCCGGCGCGGGTCTGTTCGTGCTGCTGCGCCGTCGCGACGACGACGGGCGCGACGACAGGCGCGTCGGTGAGCCGGCCGACCCGCAGCAGGCGTGGTTCGACGCACCCGGTGCGGCCGGCTACTCCCCGGCCGGAACGGCCGCGGCCGGCACCGGTGGCAGCCAGCAGGTGACCGCCCCGGTTCCGTCGGCGTCCACCAGCTCCGGCCCCGACGCCGGCACCACCCCCGATCTGGCGCCGCCCGGGACCGTCCCGACGACCGGTTGGCCGGACGGCCCGGACTGGGGTCCGCCGCCCCCGGTCGACCACCCCGAACCCGAAGCACAACCGCCGGCACCGGCCAAGCGGCGCTCGGCGCTCGGACCGATCACCGTCTGCACCGCCCTGGTGACCGTCGGCGTGCTCGCCGTCAACGACGCCTACTGGGCCGACTACCCGCCCGCGCTGTACATCGCGGCGCCGCTGGGCATCGTCGCGCTGGGTCTGCTGGTCGGGGCCTGGTACGGACGCTCCCGCGGACTCATCGCGCTGGGCATCCTGCTGATGCTGGCGCTGGTACCGGCCACGTGGGCGTCACAGTGGAACTACGACAACGTCGGCAACGCCACGTACACCTACGCGACCGCCGACCAGGTGCCCAGCGAGCCGCAGTCGTACGGCGCCGGCTCGATCCACTACGACCTGTCCGGCCTGACGCTGACCGCCGCCGACGAACCGGTGCACCTCTCCGTCGAACAGGGTGCGGGCGACCTCACCATCACCGTTCCGCGCGACGCCGACGTCACCGTGAACGTCTCCAGCGGAGCCGGAGACCTCAGAGTGCTCGGCGAGAACCGCGACGGCGTGGGCCAGGAGATCATCGATCTGATCGACGAGGGACCGGACGGCCCCGGCGGCGGCGAGATCGTGCTCGACGTGGAATTCGGCTTCGGCAGTGTCGAGGTGACCCGATGA
- a CDS encoding ATP-binding protein — protein MSTVPTPPAAHPAAGAPARPDTGSAGRAGMGGSPRAGAAGAAPDPDVPPKFARRSDGRMVAGVAVALAAQFKVQPLAVRIAFSLLSAVSGFGVVLYLALWIFTPLDQAVAREADEEAPAGIAAATRTGKRGRRTLAQRTGDLGQLAALVVLGAGVWLLVQQTPLGVSPGVFLPLVLAAAGLTLVWRAADEQERQRFSALSPNVPWLAALTGKGGWIAVMRVVAGAGVVVAGVVVFLVGQGQFDATMDAIGGVLVILVGIGLIAGPWLWKLWRNLETERRARIVSQERADMASHLHDSVLQTLALIQKQAHDQRAVVRLARSQERDLRAWLYSDLVDDGSSLAAALTKMAAEVEDAFGTPVEVVTVGDAEIDDAARAILKAAREATVNAAKHSGADKIDIFVEAGDDGVEVFVRDRGAGFDPDSVPEDRLGVRRSVIGRMERHGGEATIRSAPGEGTEVRLSTRRST, from the coding sequence ATGAGCACTGTGCCGACGCCTCCGGCTGCCCACCCGGCCGCCGGTGCCCCGGCACGCCCGGACACGGGGAGCGCCGGCCGGGCCGGGATGGGCGGGTCCCCGCGAGCGGGCGCCGCCGGCGCCGCCCCCGACCCCGACGTGCCGCCGAAGTTCGCCCGGCGCTCCGACGGCCGCATGGTCGCCGGTGTCGCGGTCGCGCTCGCCGCCCAGTTCAAGGTGCAGCCACTGGCCGTACGCATCGCGTTCAGCCTGCTCAGCGCGGTCTCCGGGTTCGGCGTCGTGCTCTATCTCGCGCTGTGGATCTTCACCCCGCTCGACCAGGCCGTCGCACGGGAAGCGGACGAGGAAGCGCCGGCAGGCATCGCGGCGGCCACCCGCACTGGCAAACGGGGGCGCCGCACGCTGGCCCAGCGCACCGGCGACCTCGGGCAGCTGGCCGCGCTTGTCGTCCTCGGTGCGGGCGTGTGGCTGCTGGTGCAGCAGACGCCGCTCGGGGTCAGCCCGGGTGTCTTCCTGCCGCTGGTACTGGCCGCGGCAGGGCTGACGCTCGTGTGGCGGGCCGCCGACGAGCAGGAGCGGCAGCGGTTCTCGGCGCTGTCGCCGAACGTCCCGTGGCTGGCCGCACTCACCGGCAAGGGCGGCTGGATCGCCGTCATGCGGGTGGTGGCCGGCGCCGGTGTCGTCGTGGCGGGCGTCGTGGTGTTCCTCGTCGGCCAGGGCCAGTTCGACGCCACCATGGACGCCATCGGCGGCGTGCTGGTCATCCTCGTCGGCATCGGCCTGATCGCCGGCCCGTGGCTGTGGAAGCTCTGGCGCAACCTCGAGACCGAGCGGCGCGCCCGCATCGTCTCGCAGGAACGCGCCGACATGGCCTCTCACCTGCACGACTCCGTGCTGCAGACGCTGGCGCTCATCCAGAAGCAGGCACACGACCAGCGCGCCGTCGTCCGGCTGGCCCGCAGCCAGGAACGCGACCTGCGGGCGTGGCTCTACAGCGACCTCGTCGACGACGGCTCGTCGCTGGCGGCCGCGCTGACCAAGATGGCCGCCGAGGTCGAGGACGCCTTCGGAACCCCGGTCGAAGTGGTCACTGTCGGTGACGCGGAGATCGACGACGCCGCCCGCGCCATCCTGAAGGCCGCCCGCGAAGCCACTGTCAACGCCGCCAAGCACTCCGGCGCGGACAAGATCGACATTTTCGTCGAGGCCGGCGACGACGGCGTCGAGGTCTTCGTCCGCGACCGTGGCGCCGGTTTCGACCCCGACTCCGTCCCGGAGGACCGCCTCGGTGTGCGACGCTCGGTCATCGGGCGCATGGAGCGGCACGGCGGCGAGGCCACCATCCGATCCGCGCCCGGCGAGGGCACCGAGGTACGACTGTCGACGAGGAGATCCACGTGA